The following coding sequences lie in one Lolium perenne isolate Kyuss_39 chromosome 2, Kyuss_2.0, whole genome shotgun sequence genomic window:
- the LOC127335855 gene encoding expansin-B5, protein MAGSRGKLFLLAALGVLSILSLPAATHGWASGGATWYGGPSGDGSEGGACGYKSDVGQDPFSSMIAAGGESLFKKGKGCGACYRVKCKENPACSGNHVTIVITDSCPDAQCQKRAHFDMSGTAFGAMAKPGMADQLRNVGVLNIEFDRVPCKYHGKKVSFKMDAGANPFYLAMLVEYEAGDGDLASVEVMEAGGTKGHAKWEPMRQSWGALWCMDSKTGKPLQAPFSFRLTSGNGKVLVANNVVPAGWNAGKAYQSKVNFPA, encoded by the exons ATGGCGGGCAGCCGAGgcaaattgttcctacttgcaGCGCTCGGCGTGCTGTCAATCCTATCGCTTCCAGCGGCAACGCACGGCTGGGCGTCGGGCGGCGCGACGTGGTACGGGGGGCCTTCCGGCGACGGAAGCGAAG GTGGCGCTTGCGGCTACAAAAGCGATGTTGGCCAGGACCCTTTCTCGTCGATGATCGCCGCCGGCGGGGAATCCCTTTTCAAGAAGGGCAAAGGCTGCGGTGCGTGCTACCGGGTCAAGTGCAAGGagaacccggcctgctccggcaaCCACGTGACCATCGTCATCACCGACTCGTGCCCCGACGCGCAATGCCAGAAGAGGGCGCACTTCGACATGAGCGGCACCGCCTTCGGCGCCATGGCCAAGCCCGGCATGGCCGACCAGCTCCGTAACGTCGGAGTTCTCAACATCGAATTCGACAG ggtgccgtgcaagtaccacggcAAGAAGGTTAGCTTCAAGATGGACGCGGGAGCCAACCCATTCTATCTCGCCATGCTGGTCGAATACGAGGCCGGCGACGGAGACCTCGCCTCCGTGGAAGTCATGGAAGCCGGCGGCACCAAAGGCCACGCGAAGTGGGAGCCAATGCGGCAGTCGTGGGGCGCCCTGTGGTGCATGGACTCCAAGACCGGGAAACCACTGCAGGCTCCATTCTCCTTCCGGCTGACCTCGGGTAACGGCAAGGTGCTCGTCGCCAACAAcgtcgtccccgccggctggaatgCCGGAAAGGCCTACCAGTCCAAGGTGAACTTCCCCGCCTGA